The genomic segment GGTACCGGCAGCGCCTTGGCCTGCGCGCTGGCTTCGACCGGTGCGGCGATCGCGCCGTGGTCGACCAGCAGCACGCCGGCGATCAATGCGGTGGCTACAAGACCGGCAACACCGGCAGCAATACCCTGTTCAAAGGAGAGTTTCATCGTGTCCTCCCGGTTCAACCAAAGGTGAAGGCATAGGCCTGCACGCCCGCATCGAGGAATTCGATCTCGAAGCGGTGCGGGCCGACCGTGCCGCGCTGGCGCACCAGCTGGAACAGGCGGTGTTCGTTGACCACGCCACTGCCATCGGCGCCGACGTCACTGCCGGCATCGGTGGCGGGCAGTGGCTTGCCGTCCAGCCACACGCGGAAGCGCACCGGCTTGCCGTCCTGGCCCGGTGCCAGCACCAGGTGCAGGTCGCGCGCATGGAACTGGAAGGCGATGCGGCCGCCGGCGCGCTGCAGTTGCGCGGCTTCGTCGGTGATCGTCCACTGCCCGGACAGGCCCCACTGGTTCAGCGCCAGGGCGGTGGGCAGCGTGTAGTCGAACGCGGTGTCGCTGCGTTGCCCGCCGGGCGAGGCGAACTGTTCGGCACGGGCGTGGCCCAGGTAGGTTTCCGGCGAGCGCAGGTTGCCCATGTCGGCCTGCGCGGCAACGCCCTGCAGGTCGGCCGCGGCGGGATCGGCTGGCGGCGGAAGGTGGGTCTGGCCGGCTTCGGTCAGCAGCCGGCGGATCACCTGTTCCGAGCGCGCGTAGTTGCCCTCGCCGAACTGATGGCCGCGGATGTTGCCCTGCGCATCGACGAAGTACTGCGCCGGCCAGTAGCGGTTGTTGAACGCACGCCAGATCGTGTACTGGTTGTCGAGCGCCACGGGGTACTCGACCTTCAGCTGCTGCACCGCCTTCATCACATTGCGTGGGTCACGCTCGAAGGCGAACTCCGGCGTGTGCACGCCGATCACCACCAGGCCGTGGTCGCGGTAGCGGCGCTCCCATTCGTGCACGAACGGCATCGCGCGCAGGCAGTTGATGCAGGAGTATGTCCAGAAGTCGACCAGCACCACCTTGCCGCGCAGCTGCTGGGCGGTCAGCGGCGGGCTGTTGAGCCAGCCGGTGGCGCCATCCAGCGCGGGCAGGGTGCCCTCCACCGGCAGCGGTGCATCGGCACCGGCATTGGCGCCGGCCATCATCATCGGCGGTGCCGCCGGTTGTGCGCCGGGTACCGCGTCCAGCAGGCCCTGCTCGATGCGCGCGGTGCTGACCGTGGACAGGCGGGTCAGCAGGCCGGTGTCCCAGCCGAGGCCGATCGCCACGACGGCCAGCAGCGCGGCCACGCCCAGCACCTTGCGCAGCACATCACCCACGCCGAGCCGCGCCTGCATCGCGCGGAACACCCGGCCGCCGATCCATACCGCCAGCGCCAGCGCGGTGATCGCGCCCAGTGCATAGGCCAGCAGCAGCGCAGTGGTGCC from the Stenotrophomonas maltophilia genome contains:
- a CDS encoding cytochrome c biogenesis protein DipZ — its product is MLLLLLAYLGGALSLLSPCILPVLPFVFARADRPFVRSTLPLLLGMALTFTVVASLAAVGSQWVAQANQVGRWIALVLMALFALALLWPRLADHLLAPFQRVGARLSARADAADAAGRGGAGTSLLIGIATGLLWAPCAGPILGLVLTGAALHGASVGTTALLLAYALGAITALALAVWIGGRVFRAMQARLGVGDVLRKVLGVAALLAVVAIGLGWDTGLLTRLSTVSTARIEQGLLDAVPGAQPAAPPMMMAGANAGADAPLPVEGTLPALDGATGWLNSPPLTAQQLRGKVVLVDFWTYSCINCLRAMPFVHEWERRYRDHGLVVIGVHTPEFAFERDPRNVMKAVQQLKVEYPVALDNQYTIWRAFNNRYWPAQYFVDAQGNIRGHQFGEGNYARSEQVIRRLLTEAGQTHLPPPADPAAADLQGVAAQADMGNLRSPETYLGHARAEQFASPGGQRSDTAFDYTLPTALALNQWGLSGQWTITDEAAQLQRAGGRIAFQFHARDLHLVLAPGQDGKPVRFRVWLDGKPLPATDAGSDVGADGSGVVNEHRLFQLVRQRGTVGPHRFEIEFLDAGVQAYAFTFG